Within the Amycolatopsis sp. 195334CR genome, the region GCTGACCCGGCTGACCCGGCTGACCCGGCTGACCCGGCTGACCCGGCTGACCCGGCTGACCCGGGCTGAGCCGGACCGATGCCGGACTGAGCCGGACCGATGCCGGACTGAGCCGGGCTGATGCCGGACTGCCCCGGACTGACGCCGGACCGAGGCCGGACTGAGCCGGGCTGACTCGCCTGACGCGGGCTGACCCGGCTCTGGTAGCGCACTGCCCCTTTTCCCGCGCGCCCGATCTGAGTACCGTAGTGTATACCGTATGCACCGGGACGGGATGGGAGCGGGAAGATGAGCGACATGGCCGACCGCGCACGCGCCGTGGTCGACGCACACCGCGGTGACCGGGGCGCGTTGCTGCCGATACTGCACGGGCTGCAGGCCGAGTTCGGCTACGTCGACCAGGCACTGCTGCCCCTCGTGGCCAAGGAGCTGAACCTCTCCCGCGCCGACGTGCACGGCGTGGTCAGCTTCTACACCGACTTCCGCACCGAACCGGCCGGGCGCACCGTGGTGAAGCTGTGCCGCGCGGAGGCCTGCCAGTCGGTCGGCGCGGAACGCCTGGTCGCGCACGCCGAGCAGGTGCTCGGCAGCAAGGTCGGCCAGACCACCGCCGACGGCTCGGTGACCCTGGAGCAGGTCTTCTGCCTGGGCAACTGCGCGCTCGGGCCAGCCGGCCAGGTCGACGGGCGGCTGCACGGCAACCTCGACGAGGCCGCGCTGGACAGCATCATCGCCGAAGCGGAGGCGGGCAAGGCATGACCATCACGATCTACGTCCCCAGGGATTCCGCGGCCGTTTCGGTCGGCGCCGACGCGGTGGCCGAGGCCATCGCGCGCGACGCCGAGGCGCTCGGCGAGGACATCCGCGTGGTGCGCAACGGTTCCCGCGGCATGCTCTGGCTGGAGCCGCTGGTCGAGGTGGCCACCGAAGCGGGCCGGATCGGCTACGGGCCGGTCACCCCCGGCCGCGCCGGCGAGGTGCTCGCCGCCGTGCTGGACGACGGCGAGCACGAACTGAACCTCGGCCGCGTCGAGGACCTGCCGTGGATGACCGGCCAGACCCGGCTCTGCTTCGCGCGCGTCGGCCTCACCGATCCGCTTTCCGCCGACGACTACCTCGCGCACGGCGGCACCGCCGGACTCCGGAAGGCGCTCGAACAGGACCCGGCGGAGGTCGTCGCCGCGGTGACCGGATCCGGGCTGCGCGGCCGCGGTGGTGCCGGGTTCCCCGCCGGGATCAAGTGGAAGACCGTGCTCGACGCCCCGGCCGAGCAGAAGTTCATTTGCTGCAACGCCGACGAGGGCGACAGCGGCACCTTCGCCGACCGCATGCTGATCGAGGGCGACCCGTTCTGCCTGATCGAGGGCATGACCATCGCCGCGTACGCGACCGGGGCCACCGAGGGCTACGTCTACCTCCGCTCCGAGTACCCGGACGCGGTCGCCACCCTGCGCCAGGCCATCGAGATCGCCTACGCGCGCGGCTGGCTCGGCGAGAACGTCCTCGGCACCGGCACCCACTTCGACCTGTTCGTGCGCGTCGGCGCGGGTGCCTACATCTGCGGCGAGGAGACCTCCATGCTGGAAAGCCTGGAGGGCAAACGCGGCATGGTGCGGGCGAAACCGCCGATCCCGGCGATCACCGGCCTGTTCGGCAAGCCGACCGTGGTGAACAACGTGCTCACGCTCGCGTCCGTGCCGGTGATCCTCGCCGACGGCGCCGAGGCCTACGCCGCGCTCGGCCGCGAACGCTCGCGCGGCACCCAGGTGTTCCAGCTGGCGGGCAACATCGCGCGCGGCGGGGTGTTCGAGACCGCGTTCGGCATGTCGCTGGCCGAGCTGATCAACGACTACGGCGGCGGCACCCGCTCGGGCAGGCCGGTGCGCGCGGTCCAGGTCGGTGGCCCGCTCGGCGCCTACCTCCCGGCCTCGCAGCTGGACGTGCCGCTCGACTACGAGGCGTTCACCGAGGTCAACGCGATGCTCGGGCACGGCGGCATCGTGGTCTTCGACGACACCGTCGACATGGCGTCGATGGCCCGGTTCGCGATGGAGTTCTGCGCGGAGGAGTCCTGCGGCAAGTGCACGCCCTGCCGGGTCGGCTCGGTGCGCGGGGTGGAGACCATCGACCGGATCAGAGCCGGTGAGGACCCCGACGCGAACCTGGCGCTGCTCGGCGACCTCTGTGACCTGATGACCGACGGATCGCTGTGCGCGATGGGCGGGCTCACGCCGAACCCGGTGCTCAGCGCGCTCCGCCACTTCCCGGACGACTTCACCGCGCGGCAGGAGAGCCAGTCATGACGCTGTACAAGGAACACGACCTCGGCACCCCCGCGGTACCCGGCCCGGCCACGGTTTCGGTGGAGGTGGACGGCCACCCGGTGGTGGTGCCCGAGGGCACCTCGGTGATGCGCGCGGCGGCGATGACCGGGATCGACATCCCGAAGCTGTGCGCCACCGACAGCCTCGACGCGTTCGGCTCGTGCCGGCTGTGCCTGGTCGAGATCGACGGCCGCCGCGGCACGCCGGCCTCGTGCACCACGCCGGTCGCCGAGGGCATGAAGGTCCGCACGCAGACGCCGCGGGTGGAGAAGCTGCGCCAGGGCGTGATGGAGCTGTACATCTCCGACCACCCGCTCGACTGCCTGACCTGCTCGGCCAACGGCGACTGCGAACTGCAGGACATGTCCGGTGTGGTCGGCCTGCGCCAGGTCCGCTACGGCTACGAGGGCGAGAACCACCTCGACCTCCTGGCCGACACGAGCAACCCGTACTTCGACTTCACCCCGTCCAAGTGCATCGCCTGCTCGCGGTGCGTGCGGGCGTGCGGCGAGGTCCAGGGCACCTTCGCGCTGACTATCGAGGGCCGCGGCTTCGAGTCGAAGGTGGCCGCGGGCGCCGGCGAGTTGTTCATGGACTCCGAGTGCGTCTCCTGCGGGGCGTGCGTGCAGGCCTGCCCGACCGCCACGCTGCAGGAGAAGTCGGTGGTCGAGCTGGGCATGCCGACCCGCAGCGTGATCACCACCTGCGCCTACTGCGGGGTGGGCTGCTCGTTCAAGGCCGAACTGCGCGGTGACGAACTGGTGCGCATGGTGCCGCACAAGGACGGCGGCGCTAACGAGGGCCACTCCTGCGTCAAGGGCCGGTTCGCCTTCGGTTACGCCACGCATCCCGACCGCAAGCTCAAGCCGATGGTCCGCGAGAGCATCACCGACGAGTGGCGCGAGGTCGAATGGGACACCGCGATCACCTACGTGGCCGACAAGATGCGCGAGGTGCAGGCGCGCCACGGCGTCGGCGCGATCGGCGGCATCACCTCCTCCCGCTGCACCAACGAAGAGGTGTACGTGGTGCAGAAGATGGTGCGCGCCGCGTTCGGCAACAACAACGTCGACACCTGCGCGCGGGTCTGCCACTCCCCCACCGGCTACGGGCTCAAGCAGACCTTCGGCACCTCGGCGGGCACGCAGGACTTCCGCTCGGTGGCGGCCTCCGACGTGATCGTGGTGATCGGCGCGAACCCGACCGACGGGCACCCGGTGTTCGCCTCGCGGATGAAGCGGCGGCTGCGCGAGGGCGCGAAGCTGGTGGTGATCGACCCCCGCCGGATCGACCTGGTCCGCTCCCCGCACATCGAGGCGGCGCACCACCTGCAACTCGCGCCGGGCACGAACGTCGCGGTGGTCAACGCGATGGCGCACGTGGTGGTCACCGAGGGGCTGGTCGACCAGTCCTTTGTGGACGAGCGCTGCGAGGACTTCGAGGACTGGGCGGAGTTCATCGCCCGGCCGGAGAACAGCCCGGAGGCGATCGAAGAGCTCAGCGGGGTCCCGGCGGCCGACCTGCGGGCCGCCGCGCGGCTGTACGCCACCGGCGGCAACGCCGCGATCTACTACGGCCTCGGCGTCACCGAGCACAGCCAGGGCTCGACCATGGTGATGGGCATGGCGAACCTGGCCATGGCGACCGGCAACATCGGCCGCGAGGGCGTCGGGGTCAACCCGTTGCGCGGGCAGAACAACGTGCAGGGTTCGTGCGACATGGGTTCGTTCCCGCACGAGCTGTCCGGGTACCGGCACGTCTCCGACGACGCGGTCCGCGAGGTGTTCGAGACGCTCTGGGACCGGCCGCTGCTGGCCGAACCCGGCCTGCGCATCCCGAACATGTTCGACGCGGCGATCGACGGCACCTTCCGCGCGTTGTTCGTCCAGGGTGAGGACATCGCGCAGTCCGACCCGAACACCAAGCACGTCACCGCCGCGCTCGAAGCCCTCGACCTGCTCGTGGTGCAGGACCTGTTCCTCAACGAGACCGCCAAGTTCGCGCACGTGTTCCTGCCCGGCACCTCGTTCCTGGAGAAGGACGGCACCTTCACCAACGCCGAGCGCCGGATCAACCGGGTGCGCCCGGTGATGGCCCCGAAGACCGGCAAGCACGAGTGGGAGATCGTCTGCGAGATCGCCGAGGCGATGGACTACCCGATGTCCTACGCGGCGACCAGCGAGATCATGGACGAGATCGCCGCGGTGACGCCGACCTTCGCCGGGGTGTCGTTCGAGAAGCTGGACAAGCTCGGCAGCGTGCAGTGGCCGTGCAACGACGCCGCGCCCGAGGGCACGCCGATCATGCACGTGGACGGCTTCGTGCGCGGGAAGGGCCGGTTCGTGCCGACCACCTACGTGCCGACCGAGGAGCGCAGCACCCGCAAGTTCCCGCTGATCCTGACCACCGGGCGGATCCTGAGCCAGTACAACGTGGGCGCGCAGACCCGGCGCACCAAGAACGTGGCCTGGCACCCGGAGGACCTGCTGGAGATCCACCCGCACGACGCCGAGGTCCGCGGCATCGCCAACGGGGACGAGGTGGCGCTGTCGAGCCGGGTGGGCGAGACGAAGTTGCGGGCGATCCTGTCCGACCGGATGCCGGTCGGCGTGGTCTACACCACCTTCCACCACCCGGTGACCGGGGCGAACGTGGTGACCACGGAGAACTCCGACTGGGCGACGAACTGCCCGGAGTACAAGGTGACCGCGGTGCAGGTGGCCCTGCGCACCGCGGTCCCGGCGATGGCGGAGTAGGCGATGAAGACGAACCCGCAGGTGCGCCTGGCCAACGAGATGGCGCTGCAGTTCCGCGGTCAGCCCGCCGAGCGGGCGGGCGCGGCGATCGCCCACCACATCCGGCAGTTCTGGGATCCGCGGATGCGCGCGGACCTGCTGCGCCGGGTGGCGGACAATCCGTCCGATGTGGACCCGCTGGTGCTGGCGGCGGTGCCGCACCTCTCCTGAAGACACGAAAAACGCCGGGAGCCCCGGTGGGCGCCGAGGGGGTCAGCACCGCACCGGGTCCCCCGGGGGATCAGTGGGTGTTCGTGTCCAGTGCCACCGCGATGTCGGTGATCAGCAGCGGGAACACGCCGACCGCGGTGGCCAGTCCGGTCAGCGGGTCGAAGGTGTAGAGGGTCGCGTCACCGTACGGCGGCACGAGCAGGGTGGCGAAGGCCGTGTTCGTCACGGTCTTGCCGCCGACCAGGTCGCTGTAGATGTCGGCGCCGGCGTTCGTCGCCGCGGTGGTGCCGAGCGCGCCGGTGTTGGCCAGGAACCCGTTGTTGGCCGGTGACTGCACGGCCACGTTCGCGCTGATCGTGTTGATGTCGAACAGCGTGGTGGCGGTGGTGGCGTTGAGGTCGTTGTTGGTGTAGGCGGCCGCGGTCACCCCGGCGACCGTGGCGGTGTTGGGTCCGGTGCTCAGCATGCCGTCGGCGACGGTGGTGCCGGTGTTCAGGTCGTGCCGCAGGTTCTGCCCGGTGTCGCTGACCACCCGCAGCCGGTCGGCGGCCGGGTTGAAGTCGACGCCGAAGGTGGTGCCGTGCAACTGGATG harbors:
- a CDS encoding formate dehydrogenase subunit gamma; this translates as MSDMADRARAVVDAHRGDRGALLPILHGLQAEFGYVDQALLPLVAKELNLSRADVHGVVSFYTDFRTEPAGRTVVKLCRAEACQSVGAERLVAHAEQVLGSKVGQTTADGSVTLEQVFCLGNCALGPAGQVDGRLHGNLDEAALDSIIAEAEAGKA
- a CDS encoding NADH-quinone oxidoreductase subunit NuoF, which produces MTITIYVPRDSAAVSVGADAVAEAIARDAEALGEDIRVVRNGSRGMLWLEPLVEVATEAGRIGYGPVTPGRAGEVLAAVLDDGEHELNLGRVEDLPWMTGQTRLCFARVGLTDPLSADDYLAHGGTAGLRKALEQDPAEVVAAVTGSGLRGRGGAGFPAGIKWKTVLDAPAEQKFICCNADEGDSGTFADRMLIEGDPFCLIEGMTIAAYATGATEGYVYLRSEYPDAVATLRQAIEIAYARGWLGENVLGTGTHFDLFVRVGAGAYICGEETSMLESLEGKRGMVRAKPPIPAITGLFGKPTVVNNVLTLASVPVILADGAEAYAALGRERSRGTQVFQLAGNIARGGVFETAFGMSLAELINDYGGGTRSGRPVRAVQVGGPLGAYLPASQLDVPLDYEAFTEVNAMLGHGGIVVFDDTVDMASMARFAMEFCAEESCGKCTPCRVGSVRGVETIDRIRAGEDPDANLALLGDLCDLMTDGSLCAMGGLTPNPVLSALRHFPDDFTARQESQS
- the fdhF gene encoding formate dehydrogenase subunit alpha — encoded protein: MTLYKEHDLGTPAVPGPATVSVEVDGHPVVVPEGTSVMRAAAMTGIDIPKLCATDSLDAFGSCRLCLVEIDGRRGTPASCTTPVAEGMKVRTQTPRVEKLRQGVMELYISDHPLDCLTCSANGDCELQDMSGVVGLRQVRYGYEGENHLDLLADTSNPYFDFTPSKCIACSRCVRACGEVQGTFALTIEGRGFESKVAAGAGELFMDSECVSCGACVQACPTATLQEKSVVELGMPTRSVITTCAYCGVGCSFKAELRGDELVRMVPHKDGGANEGHSCVKGRFAFGYATHPDRKLKPMVRESITDEWREVEWDTAITYVADKMREVQARHGVGAIGGITSSRCTNEEVYVVQKMVRAAFGNNNVDTCARVCHSPTGYGLKQTFGTSAGTQDFRSVAASDVIVVIGANPTDGHPVFASRMKRRLREGAKLVVIDPRRIDLVRSPHIEAAHHLQLAPGTNVAVVNAMAHVVVTEGLVDQSFVDERCEDFEDWAEFIARPENSPEAIEELSGVPAADLRAAARLYATGGNAAIYYGLGVTEHSQGSTMVMGMANLAMATGNIGREGVGVNPLRGQNNVQGSCDMGSFPHELSGYRHVSDDAVREVFETLWDRPLLAEPGLRIPNMFDAAIDGTFRALFVQGEDIAQSDPNTKHVTAALEALDLLVVQDLFLNETAKFAHVFLPGTSFLEKDGTFTNAERRINRVRPVMAPKTGKHEWEIVCEIAEAMDYPMSYAATSEIMDEIAAVTPTFAGVSFEKLDKLGSVQWPCNDAAPEGTPIMHVDGFVRGKGRFVPTTYVPTEERSTRKFPLILTTGRILSQYNVGAQTRRTKNVAWHPEDLLEIHPHDAEVRGIANGDEVALSSRVGETKLRAILSDRMPVGVVYTTFHHPVTGANVVTTENSDWATNCPEYKVTAVQVALRTAVPAMAE
- a CDS encoding formate dehydrogenase subunit delta, whose amino-acid sequence is MKTNPQVRLANEMALQFRGQPAERAGAAIAHHIRQFWDPRMRADLLRRVADNPSDVDPLVLAAVPHLS
- a CDS encoding DUF4394 domain-containing protein yields the protein MESPKSRMKRGIAAVTTLVAAAALTAGLASGSAAGSTDGTEAVSLRAFGITSDGRTMATFLTDKPEELNWVRRISGLVGDTSAIGIDFRPQDGKFYAVGNWGGIYTITLPTGNSDVVVTKVSQLTIQLHGTTFGVDFNPAADRLRVVSDTGQNLRHDLNTGTTVADGMLSTGPNTATVAGVTAAAYTNNDLNATTATTLFDINTISANVAVQSPANNGFLANTGALGTTAATNAGADIYSDLVGGKTVTNTAFATLLVPPYGDATLYTFDPLTGLATAVGVFPLLITDIAVALDTNTH